In Carya illinoinensis cultivar Pawnee chromosome 16, C.illinoinensisPawnee_v1, whole genome shotgun sequence, a single window of DNA contains:
- the LOC122298616 gene encoding probable protein phosphatase 2C 8 isoform X3: protein MQMFFRLAYHLDVKAAKRAILDGFRKTDESLLQESATAGWQDGATAVCVWVVGQTVFLANVGDAKAVVARSSTVDGLQNHSDGGSSPKAIVLTREHKAIYPLERARIQKAGGTISSNGRLQGRLEVSRAFGDRQFKKVGVIATPDFHSFDLTDREHFIILGCDGLWGVFGPGDAVNFVHKLLKEGLPVTAVSRRLVKEAVRERHCKDNCTAIVIVFRRK from the exons ATGCAAATGTTCTTTCGGCTGGCTTACCAC TTAGATGTAAAAGCAGCCAAACGAGCTATATTAGATG GTTTTAGAAAAACTGATGAATCTCTTCTCCAAGAAAGTGCGACAG CGGGTTGGCAGGATGGTGCTACTGCAGTTTGTGTTTGGGTGGTTGGACAAACG GTTTTTCTTGCCAATGTTGGGGATGCAAAAGCAGTGGTAGCACGGTCATCTACCGTTGATGGATTGCAGAATCATTCAGATGGAGGAAGTTCACCGAAGGCCATTGTTTTGACTAGGGAACACAAAGCCATCTATCCACTGGAGCGTGCTCGCATTCAAAAG GCTGGTGGTACAATAAGTTCAAATGGACGACTACAGGGGCGCTTGGAAGTTTCTCGGGCCTTTGGAGATCGGCAGTTCAAAAAG GTGGGTGTTATTGCAACTCCAGATTTTCACTCTTTTGACCTTACAGACAGAGAGCACTTCATCATTCTTGGTTGTGATGGCCTCTGGGGG gtatttGGACCAGGTGATGCTGTTAATTTTGTTCATAAATTATTGAAG GAGGGCTTACCTGTCACTGCTGTGAGCCGCCGTCTTGTAAAGGAAGCTGTTCGTGAGAGGCATTGTAAAGACAATTGCACTGCAATTGTAATTGTTTTCAGGCGCAAGTAA
- the LOC122298616 gene encoding probable protein phosphatase 2C 8 isoform X1 — MSEGTHSAPRSEANASSNPNNKRESDSEDHSDGGGVVKKPKTGASFEIEADAAEDKGSRHTMEDAWVVLLDATAGSPGKLRCAHFAIYDGHGGRLAAEYAQKHLHANVLSAGLPRELLDVKAAKRAILDGFRKTDESLLQESATAGWQDGATAVCVWVVGQTVFLANVGDAKAVVARSSTVDGLQNHSDGGSSPKAIVLTREHKAIYPLERARIQKAGGTISSNGRLQGRLEVSRAFGDRQFKKVGVIATPDFHSFDLTDREHFIILGCDGLWGVFGPGDAVNFVHKLLKEGLPVTAVSRRLVKEAVRERHCKDNCTAIVIVFRRK; from the exons ATGAGTGAAGGCACCCACTCGGCCCCCCGCAGTGAGGCGAACGCCAGCTCTAACCCTAACAACAAGCGCGAAAGCGATTCCGAGGATCATTCCGATGGAGGTGGCGTCGTCAAGAAGCCGAAAACCGGCGCTTCTTTCGAGATCGAAGCGGATGCGGCGGAGGATAAGGGATCTAGGCACACCATGGAAGATGCGTGGGTTGTGCTCTTGGACGCCACCGCCGGTTCTCCTGGAAAATTGAG GTGTGCTCATTTTGCAATCTATGATGGACATGGCGGTCGGTTAGCTGCAGAGTACGCTCAAAAGCATTTACATGCAAATGTTCTTTCGGCTGGCTTACCACGTGAGTTG TTAGATGTAAAAGCAGCCAAACGAGCTATATTAGATG GTTTTAGAAAAACTGATGAATCTCTTCTCCAAGAAAGTGCGACAG CGGGTTGGCAGGATGGTGCTACTGCAGTTTGTGTTTGGGTGGTTGGACAAACG GTTTTTCTTGCCAATGTTGGGGATGCAAAAGCAGTGGTAGCACGGTCATCTACCGTTGATGGATTGCAGAATCATTCAGATGGAGGAAGTTCACCGAAGGCCATTGTTTTGACTAGGGAACACAAAGCCATCTATCCACTGGAGCGTGCTCGCATTCAAAAG GCTGGTGGTACAATAAGTTCAAATGGACGACTACAGGGGCGCTTGGAAGTTTCTCGGGCCTTTGGAGATCGGCAGTTCAAAAAG GTGGGTGTTATTGCAACTCCAGATTTTCACTCTTTTGACCTTACAGACAGAGAGCACTTCATCATTCTTGGTTGTGATGGCCTCTGGGGG gtatttGGACCAGGTGATGCTGTTAATTTTGTTCATAAATTATTGAAG GAGGGCTTACCTGTCACTGCTGTGAGCCGCCGTCTTGTAAAGGAAGCTGTTCGTGAGAGGCATTGTAAAGACAATTGCACTGCAATTGTAATTGTTTTCAGGCGCAAGTAA
- the LOC122298615 gene encoding T-complex protein 1 subunit delta encodes MSSAAVSSPMASSSKTESYVDNKRKEDIRHANIVAARSVADAVRTSLGPRGMDKMISTASGEVIITNDGATILNKMEVLQPAAKMLVELSKAQDSSAGDGTTTVVVIAGALLRSCLSLLSNGIHPTVISDSLHKAATKAVEVLTAMAVPVELSDRESLVKSAGTSLNSKVVSQYSTLLAPLAVDAVLSVVDPAKPNQVDLRDIKIVKKLGGTVDDTELVKGLVFDKKVSHASGGLTRMENAKIAVIQFQISPPKTDIEQSIVVSDYAQMDRILKEERQYILGMIKKIKSTGCNVLLIQKSILRDAVTDLSLHYLAKAKILVVKDVEREDIEFITNTLNCLPIANIEHFRAEKLGFADLVEELPVGDGKIVKITGIKDMGRTATVLVRGSNQLVLDEADRSLHDALCVVRCLVSKRFLIAGGGAPEIELSRQLGAWAKVLHGMEGYCVRSFAEALEVIPYTLAENAGLNPIAIVTELRNRHAQGEINAGINVRKGQITNILEENVVQPLLVSTSAITLATECVRMILKIDDIVTVR; translated from the coding sequence ATGTCGTCCGCCGCGGTGTCTTCTCCAATGGCCTCCTCTTCCAAGACCGAGTCGTACGTGGATAACAAGCGCAAGGAGGACATCCGCCACGCCAACATCGTGGCGGCGCGGTCCGTGGCTGATGCTGTCCGTACCAGCCTCGGCCCTAGGGGCATGGACAAGATGATCTCTACGGCCTCCGGCGAGGTCATCATCACCAACGACGGCGCCACCATCCTAAACAAGATGGAGGTACTCCAGCCCGCCGCCAAGATGCTCGTTGAGCTCTCCAAGGCCCAAGACTCCTCTGCAGGAGATGGCACAACTACCGTTGTCGTCATCGCTGGCGCCCTTCTCAGAAGCTGCCTCTCCCTCCTCTCCAACGGAATCCACCCCACCGTCATCTCAGACTCCCTACACAAGGCCGCCACCAAGGCCGTCGAAGTCCTCACCGCCATGGCAGTCCCCGTAGAGCTTTCCGACCGCGAATCTCTAGTCAAATCGGCCGGTACATCGCTGAACAGCAAAGTCGTTAGCCAGTACTCAACTCTCCTCGCTCCTTTGGCTGTTGACGCCGTACTCTCTGTCGTCGACCCGGCGAAGCCCAATCAGGTCGACCTGAGGGACATCAAGATCGTCAAGAAGCTCGGCGGCACTGTCGACGACACCGAGCTTGTCAAAGGCCTTGTATTTGACAAGAAAGTGAGTCATGCCTCTGGAGGTCTCACTCGTATGGAGAACGCTAAGATCGCGGTCATTCAGTTCCAGATTTCGCCGCCGAAGACTGATATCGAGCAGAGTATCGTGGTATCAGATTATGCACAAATGGACAGAATACTGAAGGAGGAGAGGCAGTACATTCTGGGAATGATTAAAAAGATTAAGTCGACCGGGTGCAACGTTTTATTGATTCAGAAGAGCATTTTGCGCGATGCCGTGACTGATTTGTCGCTTCATTATCTCGCCAAGGCGAAGATTTTGGTGGTCAAAGATGTGGAGCGCGAAGATATTGAGTTTATCACCAACACACTGAATTGTTTGCCCATTGCGAACATTGAGCATTTTCGGGCAGAGAAGTTGGGGTTTGCAGATCTTGTTGAGGAGCTTCCGGTTGGGGATGGGAAGATTGTTAAGATTACCGGGATCAAGGATATGGGACGGACCGCGACGGTGTTGGTCCGTGGGTCAAATCAGCTGGTTCTTGATGAGGCGGACAGGAGCTTGCACGATGCTCTGTGTGTGGTCAGGTGCTTGGTGAGTAAGCGGTTTTTGATTGCTGGTGGTGGGGCGCCAGAGATTGAGCTGTCTAGGCAGTTGGGTGCTTGGGCGAAGGTGCTTCATGGGATGGAGGGCTATTGTGTACGATCCTTTGCGGAGGCGCTTGAGGTCATTCCGTATACATTGGCTGAGAATGCAGGGTTGAATCCAATTGCCATTGTGACGGAGCTGAGGAACCGGCATGCGCAGGGTGAGATCAATGCAGGGATTAATGTGAGAAAGGGGCAGATTACTAATATCTTGGAGGAGAATGTGGTGCAGCCGCTGCTTGTGAGCACAAGTGCGATCACTCTGGCGACAGAGTGCGTGAGGATGATCTTGAAGATCGATGACATTGTCACAGTGAGGTAG
- the LOC122298616 gene encoding probable protein phosphatase 2C 8 isoform X2, which translates to MSEGTHSAPRSEANASSNPNNKRESDSEDHSDGGGVVKKPKTGASFEIEADAAEDKGSRHTMEDAWVVLLDATAGSPGKLRCAHFAIYDGHGGRLAAEYAQKHLHANVLSAGLPRELLDVKAAKRAILDGFRKTDESLLQESATAGWQDGATAVCVWVVGQTVFLANVGDAKAVVARSSTVDGLQNHSDGGSSPKAIVLTREHKAIYPLERARIQKAGGTISSNGRLQGRLEVSRAFGDRQFKKVFGPGDAVNFVHKLLKEGLPVTAVSRRLVKEAVRERHCKDNCTAIVIVFRRK; encoded by the exons ATGAGTGAAGGCACCCACTCGGCCCCCCGCAGTGAGGCGAACGCCAGCTCTAACCCTAACAACAAGCGCGAAAGCGATTCCGAGGATCATTCCGATGGAGGTGGCGTCGTCAAGAAGCCGAAAACCGGCGCTTCTTTCGAGATCGAAGCGGATGCGGCGGAGGATAAGGGATCTAGGCACACCATGGAAGATGCGTGGGTTGTGCTCTTGGACGCCACCGCCGGTTCTCCTGGAAAATTGAG GTGTGCTCATTTTGCAATCTATGATGGACATGGCGGTCGGTTAGCTGCAGAGTACGCTCAAAAGCATTTACATGCAAATGTTCTTTCGGCTGGCTTACCACGTGAGTTG TTAGATGTAAAAGCAGCCAAACGAGCTATATTAGATG GTTTTAGAAAAACTGATGAATCTCTTCTCCAAGAAAGTGCGACAG CGGGTTGGCAGGATGGTGCTACTGCAGTTTGTGTTTGGGTGGTTGGACAAACG GTTTTTCTTGCCAATGTTGGGGATGCAAAAGCAGTGGTAGCACGGTCATCTACCGTTGATGGATTGCAGAATCATTCAGATGGAGGAAGTTCACCGAAGGCCATTGTTTTGACTAGGGAACACAAAGCCATCTATCCACTGGAGCGTGCTCGCATTCAAAAG GCTGGTGGTACAATAAGTTCAAATGGACGACTACAGGGGCGCTTGGAAGTTTCTCGGGCCTTTGGAGATCGGCAGTTCAAAAAG gtatttGGACCAGGTGATGCTGTTAATTTTGTTCATAAATTATTGAAG GAGGGCTTACCTGTCACTGCTGTGAGCCGCCGTCTTGTAAAGGAAGCTGTTCGTGAGAGGCATTGTAAAGACAATTGCACTGCAATTGTAATTGTTTTCAGGCGCAAGTAA